ACTGGTTCTTATAAAAGATTGAGATTTTTGTGGCAAATCTTTATTGACTTATCAATTTGCTAGATTGTGACTTATCAACTATGCTGAAGTCGCTTCTTTCTCCTCTTTCAAGATTTGTGCTTGTTGCCTTGATTGGAGAACCTTGGTGCTTTAGGATTTTTCTCTCTATATGGCATCTTCTGATGCTTCTTTTGATAGTGCAGgccaattttctctttttaatgaatttctcaAATGGTACGAGGATTGTCAGAACTCTAGTTCTTGTGCTTTTGTTACATGCACAAGTATATCTTTTGTTGGCCTAACTCAACCTTCTTCTCTTGGACCTTGGGTTCTTGACTCAAGTGCCATGGATCACATTACTGGTAATAAATCTTTGTTTGCTTCTTTATCCTCTCTGGATAATTTACCTACGGTtacaatggctgatgggtctagagtcttaTCTCATGGAGTTAgtactgttaatatttttccatcttTAACCATTGATAATATCCTTTAACTTATTATCCATTAGTCATCTAACTTGTTCTCTTGattgtgttatttctttttccaaaaaattttgtttgtttacaaGACCAAAGTTTGGGAGAGATATATTGGTTGAGCACAAGAATAGAATCTTGTTGAAACAACTTGCACACTTTTAATTCATGGTGAGGGTTTTTGGGTGATGTTATTCAAACtacatgttatcttattaaccGCAGCCATCTTCGatttcaaataacaaaattcctcatcctattttattttctcatgcACCTCTACATTCTTTACCTATTAAATTTTTTGgatctacatgttttgttcataattttagtcctggtcttgataagttatctcctagatGACACAAATGTGTTCTTTTAGGATTTACTCAATCACAAAAAGGATACAAGTGTTTCTCTCCTTCTCTTAATTGCTATTTTATTTTCGCATATGTCAACCTTCAAtgagtcttctttttattttaattgtccTTCTTCTTATATGTCTCTGTCTACTACAATTAACATTCCTGTTGTATGTGACTCCAATTGTGCCTAGTCCACCGTCAAATTCTCCTCTTCCACCTCCCCTTCAAGTTTATAGTCGAAGACATTGTTCCCAACAACCGCTAAGTGACTCACTTCAAGTGCCAACTATTTTGTCTCCTCCGACTCTGACAACTAAGTTTGACCTTCCAATTGCCCTCTGTAAAGATATACATTCTACTCATAATCCCTCTCCATATTATATTACTTTGAGTTACCATAGATTGTCTTCACCTTTTTATACATGTCTTTCGTCTATTTCTTctatgtctattcttaaatctgtCAAGGATGCCTTAACCCATCCTGGTTGACGTCAAGCCATGATAGATGAACTATGTGCTCTTCATGATAGTGAAACTTGGGAGCTCGTCCCATTACCATCTAAGAaatctgttgttggttgcaagTGGATTTTTGCTATCAAAGTTGGTCCTGATGGTACTATTGATCTTCAAAGCTTGACTTgtagccaaaggctacacaaATTTTTGGATTGGATTATGGAGATACTTTTTATCCAATAGCAAAGATGACTTTTATCCATTTATTTCTATGGCTACTCTTCAACAATGACCTCTTTATCAACTCAATGTCAAAAATGTTTTCCTCAATGGAGATTtgtaggaagaaatttatatggagcaacctcttAGATTTGTTGCTCAGGAGAGTCTTCCAGATTTATATATCGTTTTTGCAAATCTTTATATGACTTAAAACAGTCTCCTAGCACTTGGTTGGCAAATTTAGCAATGGTTCAATAATTTGGTATGATTCGAAATGAGGCAAACCATTAAGTCTTTTACCGCCACTCAAGTGCTGGATGTGTCTATgtgatagtatatgttgatgacattgttctTATAGGCAGTGACCACCACGACATCTACCaaatgaaacaacacctttgccaccatttcaaaccaaagatcttgacAAACTCAATACTTCTTGGGTATTGAAATaacacaatccaatgatggtattgttaTATCACAAAGGAAGTATGCATTGGATATTTTGGAGAAATCCAATTGATGAATTCAAAACCTATTGACACACTCATGGATTCTAATaccaaactcctaccaaataaGGGGAAGCCTATTTCAGATTCTAAGTAGTATAGAAGATTGATTGGGAAATTAAATTACCTTACAGTTACTCATCTGGACATTTCCTTTGTAATCAATGTGGTGAGCCAATTTCTCAATTTCCATGTGAAGATTATTAGAATGCAGTCATCtgtatattaaagtacattaaaggatCTCCTGGAAAATGTTTGTTATATGGTTCCAATAATCATACAAAAGTTGTTTGCTATTCGGATGTTGATTGGGCAGGATCTCCTTttgatagaagatctacctctAGGTATTGTGTCTCCATTGGTGGTAACTTGATTTCTtaaaaaagcaagaaacaaagtttTGTTATAAGATCTAGTGCAGAAGCataatatagagctatggcctTAGCTACTTGTAAACTTCTTTGACTTAAGAAATTGCTTAGAGAGTtacaatttggagatgtcactcaaatgacaTTTATATGTGACAATCAGACAGTTCTTTATATAAGTTCTAATCTTGTCTTTCATGAAAagaccaaacacattgagattgacTGTAATTTCTTTCGAGAAAAGATTGTATCTTGAGACATCATTAACTCAAATAATCAGTTAGgagatattttcactaaatcTTTAAAAGGACcaagaattgattatatttgtaacaagtttGGTACGTACGATTTATATGCACCGgcttgagggagagtgttagaCATATTGGGATTCATGTTAATTAGGAAAATGTAAACTTTTGCTATTGTTTGATATTGGTAGATATTGTTTTTAACAATATCTTCTATTTACCACAATTTTGTTTGGATTTCATATATCCTTGTACCATTCTtcgttataaatatattactctATGTGtgttttatacaaaaaaaaaagattaattatatacctagttttattatatCAACAATAATCGTTCAAATGATCAATATCTTAACAAGGGTATAATGTCTACAACAAGTACCACCATTCATCCCCATCTCCCCTCTCCTCTCCCAGAACCAAAAAGgtttacaaaatattttgaagCCAACAAAATTTAGATCACGCTATTTTACATATGAGCATATAAACCCATATTGCAATGGACTAAAATACATACACATTTTAGACAGTATGACTAGAAAACTTTAGCATCTTTTTTGAAGGACCAACAGAACACCACCATTAAACTAAATTCCCCCACAATCCAATATACCGATAATAataacatacatataaagtcaaaCACCAAGCATAAAAACCAAGACTCACAATGATTCGGCCTTCAATCCTCAAATCTTTTTGCTCAAAAAGCCAAATCTGAATGCGTGCTTTCtgcgtaaattacaaaatagttAGAGCAAAGGAACAGGGGAAATTGGGGCAAACCCCCAGAAACAATTATGAACTAGAATGAGAGTGGGTGGAAACTTACGCTTTGTAGAAACCTGAAAATCAAGTtctgaaaaaagaaagaaggaatgaatgaatgaagttagGTTAGAGTTAGagcaaaagaaaagggaaaaagaaaaaaagagtgtGGAATGAGGACGGTACTATGGGCTGAGTCATAACCCTCTGAACTTTGGTGCTCGCCATGGTTACGAAGATGGAGGAACGAATGTCGGAAAAGATTGCAGGAGACGAGTGAGAACACAGTTAAAACCCTAAATTGCAACTTCTTTGTGAGAGTGAAGATTGTAGGAACGAATAAGGCCACAATCTCTTCAGGCtcatgtatttttctttttcttccaccttaaaaaagttatttatgtttacttaatcaaaattgtaaatataCATATCtgcatattttgttttaataaaacctaaaatttcatatttctattaaatacagaaaataaatttaaatttatttttaatctatgaattaagttaaatttaattttaattttcgtataaattttagttacttttatctgataaaagttaaaacaaaattttgttttatcactAAACAACGATACAAATTGCTAAACTCcattattataacataaattaaaaaagttaaaacaagaTTGGGTTTCTTTACCTTAACCTCCTAATACTACAATTTAAAGTCAATGTTCAGTCAAACTCAAAAAACcacttaaaataaaacactCAAAATCtcctatttttttcataaaaactcactcatatatttatttatatttaaaaacaaatgaaactcgaagaaaatgaatataaatttaccTAACATTGTGTTTGGATAAAATATTTCCACAATTCTAAaagaattgaaatatttataaattatttataattgaattctctttattttttaaataatttgcttgaataaaataattaaagtattttacatttcaattctcttttttagataaaataattgaatttttaatttaagataaaatttcattttaaaaatatttattttaaaatataaaattttaaaattaaatttaaaaagtattagtTCAAGAAACTTACTTTTTGGTTCACTATAGTTTTTTACAATGTAGTTTATTTCCCAACCTTAGATACATGTATGTTTATACTTGTGTAGTAATATAAAGTTGTTTTGAGCTGAGTAATTATGTAGAattgattgttttgttttttattttaaattttgattgatATAGGTGATGAATggttttgaatgattttttagAAATGAAATGAATTGTTTTCTATGAATGAATTTGCTTAATGATGTATACAATGAGTTAGTTGAAGATTATGAACTTAAACTGAGtaagttcaattttttataaaaatatttcttgttgcactaaaatgttatttggaaTTACTTGTAATGTAgtgtaattataaataaacagACACATATTAATTAACTCTATTATCAATCAAGTAACTATCTAAAATTAGTGTATCATTATTGTTTTTAGGATGTTACAATCCCTATGCACCATAATCGTCACTAAGCCAAATTaattctgattttatttttttataagaaaattatatcttaattttgACAACAAAATCAAATTCTAACATCTCCTcctaattatcattattattattttcacacCATCCCAAAACTTCAAAAACACCACAACATTTAAATCTTAAAACACCAAATATATGACCAATTTGATTTTTGGGACAAAAATATATGGAATTCAAACATAGGAAAAGACACCTATACCGATTTGATTGGAATAGTagtaattatgataaaaataagtaagaacacaattttttttcactcaGAAAGCTACAAAGCAATACTACTCCATACTTAAAAAAGATAGtaaaaatattcatacataCACATAGTAAAATTTATGATGgatataatgaatatttttaattaataatcatgcattattagtattagtatttaATTATCTCCCTTACTGGTAGAATGAGTACGAATATCATAGTGTtcgataatatttatttcttactaataattattagttaattatatttaaataattttttaaaatcaagtgatcaaaataaaattattaataaaaaaatattaatcagcaaatgattatttaaaataacttcatccatttttatttctttataaaattaaagttctttttattttttttaaatttgtattttactACAGCTgatttgaattttatgtttaaaaagactaaatttatttgtattaatattttattgaatgattttattagaattatattttaatttatcttttatttaagttttatattctaaatatttgtttttatataattttatttaaaattaaaaaataaaatgtcacgtccattaaattaaattcactGCTGAATCACCACTCTGCTTCCATTAACGCCCGGAACACGTGTTCAGTGCCATTAACGACACGCACGTACTCTTGCATGCGACGGCCAGATGTCATTTTTGGAACGTTCCAAAACGTTAATGGAAGACGGGTGGCAGTCAAAGAATGGACGCACGTCCTGCCTGGGAAGAGAAACTTAATTTCTGGAAAACTCTCCCCCTTTCTCTACACGATTCATCTTCTCCCCCAGGATTTCTGAATCTCAaattctccaccttctctctagaactcttctccttctctcttccacAACTCACCATTCTCTgttccgttcacgtttcagcaccgtgagaACGATCCCTGCAACGTGAGCTTCATCTGGAACCGATCGGTTTTGGATTCTGAAACGGGTAAGTTCCAGACTCTTCATTGTTCTTCCTTAGCTACATGCAAGCCTCGTTCTGAATTTGCATGCACTTTCCCTGAACCGATAttagttttctgtattttagcTTAAGGAGTTTTTGGGGCTGAACGTTAAGTGTAGAAGAGTGTACTGGAATCTGGTTTTCCTTCCGTAGAACGAACGcacaatccgggtaagggaagcttattgtgatttaatgTATACTGTGTGTTGTA
This sequence is a window from Vigna angularis cultivar LongXiaoDou No.4 chromosome 2, ASM1680809v1, whole genome shotgun sequence. Protein-coding genes within it:
- the LOC108327122 gene encoding uncharacterized protein LOC108327122, giving the protein MASTKVQRVMTQPINLIFRFLQSKARIQIWLFEQKDLRIEGRIIGFDEYMNLVLDDAEEVNIKKKSKKTLGRILLKGDNITLMMSTGK